One segment of Castanea sativa cultivar Marrone di Chiusa Pesio chromosome 3, ASM4071231v1 DNA contains the following:
- the LOC142629067 gene encoding uncharacterized protein LOC142629067, protein MAEILLKAQKYMNAEDALAAIVDEEKPKKEGSKEDERRGQKRERPSRRGGDIDRRRDEKAPRPSNSKLAIGQIREEYEAKEERMQKYLKLIKHLACGFDKLDFVWIPRNQNAAADEVAKMASSEEEPTNSEILMEIQKHPSIEEVPVFSIQSIGGWMEPIVSYLQDGYLPRDSVEAKKIKGRAARFTILNDTLYKKGFSLPYLKCIDEEEAKYVLHEIHEGVCGDHAGPRSLVSKVRAGYF, encoded by the exons ATGGCGGAGATTCTattgaaagctcaaaagtacatgaatgctgaggatgcGCTGGCGGCCATCGTAGACGAGGAAAAGCCGAAGAAGGAAGGAAGTAAGGAAGACGAACGcaggggacaaaagagggagcgcCCAAGCCGCCGAGGAGGTGACATTGACAGACGAAGAGAcgagaaagctccacgaccg AGTAACTCGAAGCTGGCAATAGGGCAGATCAGGGAAGAATATGAGGCGAAAGAAGAgaggatgcagaagtacctcaagctGATTAAACATTTAGCCTGTGGGTTCGATAAGTTGGATTTCGTTTGGATCCCGAGAAACCAGAATGCGGCGGCAGATGAGGTTGCCAAAATGGCCTCGTCTGAAGAAGAACCAACGAACAGTGAAATtctcatggagattcagaaacACCCTAGTATCGAAGAAGTCCCGGTATTCTCCATCCAGAGCATAGGTGGTTGGATGGAACCGATCGTCTCATATCTTCAAGACGGGTATCTCCCTCGTGATTCAGTGGAagccaagaagattaaaggaAGAGCGGCTAggtttacaattttgaatgataccttatacaaaaaAGGGTTCTCCCTGCCTTATCTGAAGTGTatcgacgaggaagaagccaagtacgTCCTTCACGAAATCCACGAAGGGGTTTGTGGAGACCACGCCGGGCCTAGATCCCTGGTAAGCAAAGTTAGAGCAGGATATTTCTAG